A region from the Schistocerca serialis cubense isolate TAMUIC-IGC-003099 chromosome 1, iqSchSeri2.2, whole genome shotgun sequence genome encodes:
- the LOC126470987 gene encoding carbonyl reductase [NADPH] 1-like — translation MKLAVVTGGNKGIGLAIVRSLCEKFDGTVYLTARDVKRGEAAVDELKKDGLKVKFHQLDIDDQNSIDRFSDFLKENYEGLDILINNAAIAYPVESTVSFGEQAENTLRVNFFGVLATCKALFPLLRPHARVVNLSSSEGHLTKIPGDSLRKKFSNPDLTEEELCDLMRQFVEAAKKGEHEKHGWRNSAYGVSKVGVTALTFMQQKAFDADERPDIIVNAVHPGYVSTDMSNHKGPLTVEQGADAPVYLALLPPSVSSPRGEYIWCDRQVVNWFKGPMPAPY, via the exons gtcactggaggaaaCAAAGGGATTGGTCTGGCCATCGTCCGATCACTGTGTGAAAAATTTGATGGGACTGTGTATCTGACTGCCAGAGATGTTAAACGTGGTGAAGCAGCTGTAGAtgagttaaaaaag GATGGCTTGAAAGTGAAGTTCCATCAGCTTGATATTGATGATCAAAATAGTATTGACAGGTTTAGTGACTTTTTAAAGGAAAATTATGAAGGACTTGACATTCTGATAAACAATGCTGCAATTGCTTATCCG GTCGAATCAACTGTATCATTTGGAGAACAAGCAGAAAACACCTTAAGAGTGAACTTTTTTGGAGTTTTGGCAACATGTAAAGCATTGTTTCCTCTGCTTCGACCTCATGCTCGTGTAGTTAATCTCTCAAGCTCTGAAGGGCATCTGACAAAAATTCCTGGTGACAGCCtcagaaagaaattttcaaatCCTGATTTGACAGAAGAGGAACTCTGTGATTTAATGAGGCAATTTGTTGA GGCAGCAAAGAAAGGTGAGCATGAAAAGCACGGATGGCGAAACTCAGCTTACGGAGTTTCAAAAGTTGGAGTTACTGCCCTCACTTTCATGCAGCAAAAAGCTTTTGATGCAGATGAGCGTCCTGACATTATTGTGAATGCTGTCCATCCAGGTTATGTATCAACAGATATGTCAAACCATAAAGGTCCCCTCACTGTTGAACAAG GTGCTGATGCTCCTGTATATTTGGCACTTTTGCCTCCAAGTGTATCATCGCCCCGTGGTGAATACATCTGGTGTGACAGGCAGGTTGTAAATTGGTTCAAAGGTCCAATGCCAGCTCCCTATTAG